One genomic window of Ruminococcus gauvreauii includes the following:
- a CDS encoding TRM11 family SAM-dependent methyltransferase: MIRTYWEQILGNQEVRQNLSRLRQELKNDGNRMRMLDMIAGTEDRLADLLNAEDAKTRRNAALLMGDLGKQEFLLPVYQAYEKEQQRFVRSSYLTAMRNFDCSDYLDKLKARLEVLSAEKSETETEKHMREEMRELTSLIVGIEGISRHSFNGWDESYDIILLTNRNFAEVTKTELEELEPGASTRIFGAGVRAKVGNLRWVRDLRTYQELLFVIRGMASCRMDAAVAADTIVASDLLNFLNRSHGGKEPYYFRVEFKSKRPLDEKSMFVKKLSGQIEKLSGRKLINSTTNYEVELRLIENKEGNCNMLVKLFTLRDERFSYRREVISMSIRPVNAALTVALAKEYMKKDAQVLDPFCGVGTMLIERHKAVPANTSYGLDILEEAVDKAKINTEAAHQVIHYINRDFFRFTHEHLFDEVITDMPFKMGRTTEEEIRELYERFFRSIKQHLKEDATLILYSHNRGLIRQMAGGNGFSVVKECEISKKEGTYVYVLKA; the protein is encoded by the coding sequence ATGATAAGAACATATTGGGAACAGATCCTGGGGAACCAGGAAGTGAGACAGAACTTAAGCAGACTGAGACAGGAATTAAAAAATGATGGAAACCGGATGCGGATGCTTGATATGATAGCAGGAACTGAGGACAGGCTGGCGGATTTATTAAACGCAGAGGATGCCAAAACACGCAGGAATGCGGCTTTGCTGATGGGGGATCTGGGGAAACAGGAATTTTTGCTGCCGGTTTATCAGGCATATGAGAAAGAGCAGCAGCGATTTGTCAGAAGCTCCTATCTGACGGCTATGAGGAACTTTGACTGCAGTGATTATCTGGATAAGCTGAAAGCACGGCTGGAAGTTCTGTCTGCAGAGAAATCTGAAACCGAAACTGAAAAACACATGAGGGAAGAGATGCGTGAACTGACTTCACTGATCGTCGGTATCGAGGGCATTTCTCGGCACAGTTTTAACGGATGGGATGAATCCTATGATATTATTTTGCTGACGAACAGAAACTTTGCTGAAGTTACCAAAACAGAACTGGAGGAACTGGAACCGGGTGCCAGCACCAGGATATTCGGAGCGGGAGTCAGAGCAAAAGTCGGGAACCTGCGCTGGGTCCGGGACCTTCGGACTTATCAGGAACTTTTATTCGTCATCAGGGGCATGGCCAGCTGCAGGATGGATGCGGCAGTGGCGGCTGATACGATCGTGGCGTCAGATCTTCTGAACTTTTTAAACAGAAGCCACGGGGGAAAGGAACCATATTATTTCCGCGTTGAGTTCAAGAGCAAACGCCCGCTGGATGAAAAAAGCATGTTTGTGAAGAAGCTGTCCGGGCAGATCGAGAAGCTGTCCGGCAGAAAGCTGATCAACAGCACTACGAATTACGAAGTGGAGCTTCGCCTGATTGAAAATAAAGAAGGAAACTGCAACATGCTGGTGAAATTGTTTACGCTGAGAGACGAACGGTTTTCTTATCGCCGGGAAGTGATATCCATGAGCATCAGACCGGTGAATGCTGCGCTGACCGTGGCGCTCGCAAAAGAATACATGAAGAAAGACGCACAGGTTCTGGATCCCTTCTGCGGAGTCGGAACGATGCTGATAGAGCGTCATAAAGCGGTGCCCGCCAATACCTCATATGGCCTGGACATTCTGGAGGAAGCGGTTGACAAAGCAAAGATCAATACAGAAGCAGCGCATCAGGTCATTCATTACATTAACCGGGATTTCTTTCGCTTCACACACGAGCATTTATTTGACGAGGTGATCACTGATATGCCGTTTAAGATGGGGAGAACGACCGAGGAAGAAATCCGGGAACTATATGAGCGCTTTTTTCGTTCCATTAAACAGCATCTGAAGGAAGATGCAACGCTGATCCTCTATTCGCACAATCGCGGTCTGATCAGGCAAATGGCGGGCGGGAATGGATTCAGTGTGGTGAAAGAGTGTGAGATATCCAAAAAAGAAGGAACATACGTATACGTATTAAAGGCATAA
- a CDS encoding 3'-5' exonuclease yields the protein MNYIVFDLEWNQCPYGKDRENPRLPFEIIEIGAVKLDEEKNVLGEFHRLIHPMVYKRIHYRTKEILGMSMKMLESGDFFYDAVKDFLEWCGEDYRFCSWGSMDLTELQRNMKYYGLLDLLKGPIRYYDVQKLFSMEYEDGKSRRSLEYGIDYLNIAKTRDFHHALTDAYYTADILARIDEEVIRMNDSIDCYQNPQSREEEIHVISEGYEKYISREFESKEDAMKEREISASRCFLCGKNVRKKIRWFSINSKNYYCVAYCGKHGYLKGKIRMKKAEDGKFYVVKTIKLAGEDEAVEIREKRDILKRKRRQKKKEAKQRLTIDNL from the coding sequence ATGAATTATATTGTATTCGACCTGGAATGGAATCAGTGCCCATATGGAAAAGACAGGGAAAACCCCCGCCTTCCATTTGAAATCATTGAAATAGGAGCGGTAAAGCTCGATGAGGAAAAAAATGTGCTGGGGGAATTTCACCGGCTGATTCACCCGATGGTCTATAAAAGGATACATTACAGAACAAAAGAAATCCTGGGTATGAGTATGAAGATGCTGGAATCCGGAGACTTTTTTTACGACGCGGTCAAAGATTTTCTGGAGTGGTGCGGTGAAGACTACAGGTTTTGTTCCTGGGGAAGCATGGATCTGACAGAACTTCAGCGAAATATGAAATATTACGGCCTGCTGGATCTGCTCAAAGGCCCCATACGGTACTATGACGTTCAGAAATTATTCAGCATGGAATATGAGGACGGTAAAAGCAGGCGGTCTTTGGAATACGGGATCGATTACCTGAATATTGCAAAGACAAGGGACTTTCATCATGCGCTGACAGATGCATATTATACTGCTGATATCCTGGCACGGATTGATGAGGAGGTCATTCGGATGAATGATTCGATCGACTGTTACCAGAATCCTCAGTCCAGGGAAGAAGAGATTCATGTCATCAGTGAGGGTTACGAAAAATATATCTCACGGGAATTTGAGAGCAAGGAAGATGCGATGAAAGAACGTGAGATCAGTGCCAGCAGGTGTTTCCTGTGCGGTAAAAACGTTCGGAAAAAAATACGATGGTTCTCCATCAATTCCAAAAATTATTACTGTGTGGCATACTGCGGAAAGCACGGTTACCTTAAAGGCAAGATTCGGATGAAGAAGGCAGAGGACGGAAAGTTTTATGTCGTGAAAACCATAAAGCTTGCCGGTGAAGATGAAGCGGTTGAGATCCGGGAAAAGCGAGATATCTTAAAAAGGAAACGGAGACAGAAAAAGAAAGAGGCAAAACAGCGATTAACCATTGACAATCTGTAA
- a CDS encoding ABC transporter ATP-binding protein has translation MKGRETMKALKKVLAYMVKSYKLAFTAVVLCILGTALATLKGTLFMQKLIDDYIVPMTQTASPDFGPLAKALLSLAGIYAAGVLCAYAYNRTMVNISQGTLRNLRIELFTHMESLPIKYFDTHVHGDIMSVYTNDVDTLRQLMSQSIPQVLNSAVTLCSTLISMIVLNVPLTIITLVVVAFMLFATVKLSGRSGAYFGRQQQNLGQVNGYIEEMMEGQKVVKVFCHEEKALQNFRKINDELRESSYQANKFANILMPVNANLGHISYVLCAVLGAVIALNTHIGLTLGTLVSFLTLNKNFTMPIGQISQQLNSIVMGMAGADRIFDLLNEKPEVDDGYVELVNVREEADGTICETGKRTGIWAWKHPHQAGGTVTYVKLEGDVTFHDVDFGYDENKAVLHNIELYATPGQKIAFVGSTGAGKTTITNLINRFYDIQDGKIRYDNINVNKIKKADLRRSLGMVLQDTHLFTGTVMDNIRYGKLDATDEECIAASKLANAHVFIKHLPHGYQTMLTGDGGNLSQGQRQLLAIARVAVADPPVLILDEATSSIDTRTETLVQKGMDELMKGRTTFVIAHRLSTVRNSDCIMVLEQGRIIERGTHEQLIEEKGKYYQLYTGNFAEHSNSMICM, from the coding sequence ATGAAAGGCAGAGAGACTATGAAAGCGCTAAAAAAGGTACTCGCCTATATGGTGAAAAGTTATAAGCTTGCATTTACGGCGGTGGTGCTCTGTATCCTGGGCACGGCACTCGCGACATTGAAAGGGACGCTGTTCATGCAGAAGCTGATCGATGATTATATTGTCCCCATGACACAGACAGCCAGCCCTGACTTCGGACCTCTTGCAAAGGCACTGTTGTCGCTGGCTGGAATTTATGCGGCAGGAGTCCTGTGCGCGTACGCGTATAACCGCACCATGGTTAATATATCACAGGGGACGCTGCGAAATCTGCGTATTGAACTGTTTACTCATATGGAGTCTCTTCCGATCAAATATTTTGATACGCATGTGCACGGGGATATCATGTCGGTGTATACAAATGACGTGGATACTTTAAGACAGCTCATGAGTCAGAGTATTCCGCAGGTACTGAATTCAGCCGTGACACTTTGCAGCACGCTGATCAGTATGATTGTCTTAAATGTGCCGCTAACGATCATAACACTCGTTGTGGTGGCGTTCATGCTGTTTGCAACGGTAAAACTGAGCGGCAGGTCAGGAGCGTATTTTGGCAGGCAGCAGCAGAATCTGGGTCAGGTCAACGGATATATTGAGGAAATGATGGAGGGGCAGAAAGTTGTAAAAGTATTCTGTCACGAGGAAAAGGCGCTTCAGAACTTTCGGAAAATCAATGACGAGCTGCGGGAAAGTTCCTATCAGGCAAACAAATTTGCGAATATCCTGATGCCGGTCAATGCTAATCTGGGTCACATCAGTTATGTGCTGTGTGCAGTATTGGGTGCTGTAATCGCACTCAACACACATATTGGACTGACTCTGGGCACTCTGGTGTCATTTCTAACCTTAAACAAAAACTTCACGATGCCAATCGGGCAGATCAGCCAGCAACTGAACAGCATCGTAATGGGCATGGCGGGGGCGGATCGTATCTTTGATCTTCTGAATGAAAAACCGGAAGTGGATGATGGTTACGTGGAACTGGTGAATGTCAGGGAAGAAGCGGACGGGACAATATGCGAGACGGGTAAGAGAACCGGGATTTGGGCATGGAAACATCCTCACCAGGCAGGCGGAACAGTGACGTATGTGAAACTGGAAGGAGATGTGACATTTCATGATGTGGATTTTGGATATGATGAAAATAAAGCGGTCCTTCACAATATCGAATTATATGCGACACCGGGACAAAAAATCGCTTTTGTGGGAAGTACCGGGGCAGGAAAGACCACAATAACAAATCTGATCAACCGGTTTTATGATATTCAGGACGGAAAGATACGATATGATAATATAAACGTCAATAAAATAAAAAAAGCGGACTTGCGCCGCTCGCTGGGCATGGTACTGCAGGATACGCATCTATTCACAGGAACGGTTATGGACAATATCCGTTATGGGAAACTGGATGCCACGGACGAAGAGTGTATTGCCGCTTCTAAACTCGCGAATGCCCACGTGTTTATCAAACACCTTCCACATGGATATCAGACCATGCTGACCGGGGACGGGGGAAACTTAAGCCAGGGCCAGCGTCAGCTGCTCGCGATTGCCAGAGTGGCAGTTGCAGATCCCCCGGTATTGATCCTGGATGAGGCCACTTCCTCAATCGATACCCGTACAGAGACTCTGGTTCAGAAAGGGATGGATGAGCTGATGAAGGGCAGGACAACATTTGTGATCGCGCACCGTCTCTCGACGGTAAGGAATTCAGACTGTATCATGGTGCTGGAGCAGGGACGCATCATCGAAAGAGGCACACATGAACAGCTAATTGAAGAAAAGGGTAAATATTACCAGCTTTATACCGGCAATTTTGCAGAGCATTCAAATTCAATGATATGTATGTAG
- the ileS gene encoding isoleucine--tRNA ligase, whose translation MYRKVSTNLNFVDREKDVEKFWSDHQIFEKSMDNRKECPAYTFYDGPPTANGKPHIGHVLTRVIKDMIPRYRTMKGYMVPRKAGWDTHGLPVELEVEKLLGLDGKEQIEEYGLEPFIKHCKESVWKYKGMWEDFSNQVGFWADMDHPYVTYENDFIESEWWALKQIWEKDLLYKGYKIVPYCPRCGTPLSSHEVAQGYKDVKERSAIVRFKVKEEDAYILAWTTTPWTLPSNVGLCVNPDETYVKVKAADGYTYYMAEALLDTVLGGLAEEDKPAYEVLETYKGQELEYKEYVPLYDFVTPICEKQKKKSHFITCDGYVTLTDGTGVVHIAPAFGEDDANVGRKYDLPFVQLVDDKGEMTKETPWAGTFCKKADPAILQDLKDRELLFAAPVFEHSYPHCWRCDTPLIYYARESWFIRMTAVKDDLIRNNNTINWIPESIGKGRFGDWLENVQDWGISRNRYWGTPLNIWECECGHMHSIGSIEELKEMSDNCPDDIELHRPYIDNVTITCPECGKKMHRVPEVIDCWFDSGSMPFAQHHYPFENRELFDAQFPAQFISEAVDQTRGWFYSLLAISTLIFNKAPYENVIVLGHVQDENGQKMSKSKGNAVDPFDALNQYGADAIRWYFYVNSAPWLPNRFHGKAVTEGQRKFLGTLWNTYAFFVLYAEIDQFDATKYALEYDKLSVMDKWLLSKLNTLIKTVDENLENYKIPETARALQDFVDDMSNWYVRRSRERFWAKGMEQDKVNAYMTLYTALVTVSKVAAPMIPFMTEDIYQNLVCSIDANAPESVHLCDFPKANEAWIDPKLEEDMKDLLKIVVLGRACRNTANVKNRQPIGNMYVKAPFILSDFYQQIIEEELNVKKMSFTDELDSFITYTFKPQLKTVGPKYGKLLGGIKSALSELDGSKAMAQLKEQGELKLDINGEVIVLLEQDLLIDTARMEGYVSESDNEVTVVLDTNLTPELVEEGFVRELISKIQTMRKEAGFEVTDKIKVYEADNQIIEGIMRVHESEIKSEVLALDIVYNNTEGYTKEWNINSEKVTLSVEKIEG comes from the coding sequence ATGTACAGGAAAGTGTCAACAAATCTCAATTTTGTAGACAGGGAAAAAGATGTTGAGAAATTTTGGAGTGACCATCAGATTTTTGAAAAAAGTATGGACAACAGAAAAGAATGTCCGGCATATACATTTTACGATGGACCGCCAACGGCTAACGGAAAGCCTCATATCGGACATGTGCTTACGCGCGTGATCAAGGATATGATCCCGCGTTACCGCACGATGAAAGGGTATATGGTTCCGCGTAAAGCCGGATGGGATACTCATGGGCTTCCGGTGGAACTGGAAGTGGAGAAACTGCTTGGGCTGGACGGAAAAGAGCAGATTGAGGAATACGGTCTGGAACCGTTTATCAAACACTGCAAGGAGAGCGTCTGGAAGTATAAAGGAATGTGGGAAGATTTCTCCAACCAGGTAGGGTTCTGGGCAGATATGGATCATCCCTATGTGACCTATGAAAATGATTTTATTGAATCAGAGTGGTGGGCGCTGAAACAGATATGGGAGAAAGACCTCCTCTACAAGGGATATAAGATCGTACCCTACTGTCCGCGATGCGGAACTCCGCTCTCCAGTCACGAGGTGGCGCAGGGATATAAAGATGTGAAAGAACGCTCTGCGATCGTGCGGTTTAAGGTAAAAGAAGAGGATGCCTATATTCTGGCATGGACCACGACACCGTGGACCCTGCCGTCCAACGTCGGGCTCTGTGTGAATCCGGACGAAACATATGTAAAAGTTAAGGCGGCTGACGGATATACGTATTATATGGCGGAGGCGCTGCTTGACACTGTTCTCGGAGGACTGGCTGAAGAAGATAAACCGGCATATGAAGTTCTGGAGACGTATAAGGGGCAGGAACTGGAATATAAGGAATACGTGCCTCTGTACGATTTTGTTACACCCATCTGTGAAAAACAGAAGAAAAAATCACACTTTATAACGTGTGACGGCTATGTAACGCTCACAGACGGTACCGGTGTGGTCCATATCGCCCCTGCATTCGGCGAGGATGATGCTAACGTGGGAAGAAAGTATGACCTTCCGTTCGTGCAGCTGGTCGATGATAAGGGTGAGATGACAAAAGAGACGCCGTGGGCAGGTACCTTCTGTAAAAAGGCAGACCCTGCGATCCTGCAGGATCTGAAAGACAGGGAACTGCTGTTTGCTGCACCGGTGTTTGAACACAGCTATCCGCACTGCTGGAGGTGTGATACACCTCTGATCTACTATGCACGGGAATCATGGTTTATCAGGATGACGGCCGTCAAAGACGACCTGATCCGCAATAACAACACGATCAACTGGATTCCGGAGAGCATCGGAAAAGGACGCTTTGGCGACTGGCTGGAAAACGTTCAGGACTGGGGGATCAGCCGTAACCGCTATTGGGGCACGCCGCTGAATATCTGGGAATGTGAATGCGGTCATATGCATTCGATCGGCAGCATTGAAGAACTGAAGGAAATGTCTGACAACTGCCCGGATGATATCGAACTGCACCGTCCATATATTGATAATGTCACCATCACATGTCCGGAATGCGGCAAAAAGATGCACCGCGTACCGGAGGTGATCGACTGCTGGTTTGATTCCGGATCGATGCCGTTTGCGCAGCACCACTATCCGTTTGAAAACAGGGAATTATTTGATGCACAGTTCCCGGCACAGTTTATCTCGGAGGCTGTTGATCAGACCAGGGGATGGTTCTACTCTCTTCTGGCAATCTCGACGCTGATCTTCAACAAGGCGCCGTATGAAAATGTCATAGTCCTCGGTCATGTACAGGATGAAAACGGGCAGAAAATGAGCAAATCCAAAGGAAATGCGGTTGATCCGTTCGATGCGCTGAATCAGTATGGAGCGGATGCCATCCGCTGGTATTTCTATGTCAACAGTGCCCCGTGGCTTCCGAACCGCTTCCACGGAAAAGCTGTTACCGAAGGGCAGCGCAAATTCCTCGGGACGCTGTGGAACACATACGCTTTCTTTGTACTGTACGCCGAGATCGATCAGTTCGATGCGACGAAGTATGCGCTGGAATATGATAAATTATCGGTCATGGATAAATGGCTGCTCTCGAAACTGAATACACTGATCAAGACGGTAGATGAAAATCTGGAAAATTACAAGATTCCGGAGACTGCAAGAGCGCTGCAGGACTTTGTGGATGACATGAGTAACTGGTACGTCAGAAGAAGCCGCGAACGTTTCTGGGCAAAGGGAATGGAACAGGATAAGGTCAATGCGTATATGACACTGTATACGGCGCTTGTGACAGTATCAAAAGTGGCGGCGCCGATGATTCCGTTCATGACGGAGGACATTTATCAGAACCTTGTATGCAGCATCGATGCGAATGCGCCGGAAAGCGTGCATCTGTGCGATTTCCCGAAAGCAAATGAGGCGTGGATCGATCCGAAACTGGAAGAGGACATGAAGGATCTGCTCAAAATCGTCGTTCTTGGCAGAGCATGCAGGAATACGGCAAATGTGAAGAACCGTCAGCCGATCGGAAATATGTATGTCAAAGCACCGTTTATCCTTTCGGATTTCTATCAGCAGATCATCGAGGAAGAACTGAATGTCAAGAAGATGTCGTTTACAGATGAGCTGGATTCATTTATCACCTATACCTTTAAGCCGCAGCTTAAGACTGTGGGACCGAAATACGGAAAACTGCTTGGAGGCATTAAATCAGCGCTTTCAGAGCTCGACGGCAGTAAAGCGATGGCACAGCTGAAGGAACAAGGTGAGCTTAAACTTGACATTAATGGTGAGGTAATTGTATTATTAGAGCAGGATTTGCTCATTGATACGGCCCGGATGGAGGGGTATGTATCCGAATCTGACAATGAAGTCACCGTTGTTCTGGACACGAATCTGACGCCGGAACTGGTGGAGGAAGGCTTTGTGCGGGAGCTGATCAGCAAGATTCAGACGATGCGCAAAGAAGCCGGATTTGAAGTGACAGATAAGATTAAGGTATATGAAGCAGACAATCAGATCATAGAAGGCATCATGAGGGTACACGAATCTGAGATAAAATCAGAAGTACTTGCCCTTGACATTGTCTATAACAATACAGAGGGATATACAAAAGAATGGAATATCAATTCCGAAAAAGTTACGCTGTCGGTAGAGAAGATAGAGGGATAA
- a CDS encoding LysR family transcriptional regulator, translated as MNTVQLECFLAVADSLSFARAAEKLHITQPAVTHQINSLEAELNIRLFNRTTRTVALTSAGWNFIGDARNILNLMTSARVRLTIHSESDSFPFAVGCPSPQELMILPSVIRTLHNEFPAMHPIIKSAPLPVLQNHLEDHSIDVLLCYKEKNSRRKLGTYTELTRTPAVCVMSPYHSLASRTHVTADDLKEGPAIVCDLRQNPRAVTDLQSTIPGTRPSSEVYFCERLENALVLLKAGIGFTLLPDILPLRDPELTYLPLKGGAVSSYGIYSQSVKNKAVTKRFIELMKDYFNSGS; from the coding sequence ATGAATACTGTACAACTGGAATGTTTTTTAGCTGTGGCGGACAGCCTCAGTTTTGCAAGAGCTGCAGAAAAGCTGCATATTACACAGCCTGCGGTCACACATCAGATTAATTCTCTGGAAGCAGAGCTGAATATACGTCTCTTTAATCGTACTACCAGAACGGTTGCCCTTACCTCTGCTGGCTGGAATTTCATAGGAGATGCCAGAAACATTTTAAACCTGATGACATCAGCCAGGGTTCGTCTTACAATTCATTCTGAAAGCGACAGCTTTCCGTTTGCTGTGGGATGCCCCTCCCCTCAGGAGCTGATGATTTTACCATCCGTCATCCGTACTCTGCACAATGAATTTCCGGCCATGCATCCCATCATCAAGTCAGCTCCTCTGCCGGTACTTCAAAATCACCTTGAGGATCATTCTATCGATGTGCTGCTGTGTTATAAAGAAAAAAACAGCAGGCGTAAGCTGGGAACTTATACGGAGCTCACCAGAACACCTGCTGTCTGTGTTATGTCACCCTACCATTCGCTTGCATCCAGAACGCACGTCACTGCTGACGATCTGAAAGAAGGACCCGCGATCGTCTGTGACCTTCGGCAGAATCCGCGTGCAGTCACAGATCTCCAGAGTACCATTCCCGGTACCCGCCCTTCCTCTGAAGTCTATTTTTGTGAGCGGCTGGAAAACGCACTCGTTTTGCTCAAGGCGGGAATCGGCTTTACGCTGCTGCCTGATATCTTACCGCTAAGAGACCCAGAACTGACCTACCTTCCGTTAAAAGGAGGTGCGGTCTCCTCTTATGGTATTTACAGCCAATCCGTAAAGAATAAGGCGGTTACGAAGAGATTTATTGAATTAATGAAAGATTATTTTAACAGCGGTTCTTAA
- a CDS encoding RNA-guided endonuclease InsQ/TnpB family protein: protein MNFFRRKESGFPKFKSKHRGTKAYTTNVVNGNIKLFRKHLKFPNSHPSVSEYTGIYQMTISLLFQDENQVVEQQEHLEKVVGIDFTMQVFGVFSDGTCAEYPMYYRQSEKRLAREQRKLSHCQEGSRNYGKQKRKVGKVYGKIRNQRKDFHHKLSYRLAEEMDAVCVEDLSQGLHFGKSVMDNGYGSFVEMLTCKLEKREKHLVKVDRFYPSSKTCSCCGSMSLTSSSGII, encoded by the coding sequence CTGAACTTCTTCCGAAGAAAAGAAAGTGGGTTCCCGAAGTTCAAATCCAAGCATCGGGGGACAAAAGCATATACAACAAATGTGGTAAATGGGAACATTAAATTATTCAGGAAACACTTGAAATTCCCAAACTCACATCCATCCGTATCCGAGTACACAGGGATATACCAGATGACTATAAGTCTGCTGTTTCAGGATGAAAACCAAGTAGTGGAACAACAGGAGCATTTGGAAAAGGTAGTGGGGATAGACTTTACCATGCAAGTATTTGGTGTGTTCTCGGATGGAACTTGTGCAGAGTATCCCATGTATTACCGCCAATCGGAAAAAAGACTTGCAAGAGAACAGAGAAAACTTTCCCATTGCCAAGAAGGAAGCAGGAACTATGGGAAACAAAAACGGAAAGTTGGAAAAGTGTATGGGAAGATTCGAAATCAAAGAAAGGATTTCCATCATAAGCTAAGTTACCGTCTGGCAGAGGAAATGGATGCAGTGTGTGTAGAAGATCTGAGCCAGGGACTGCATTTTGGAAAAAGTGTCATGGACAACGGATATGGAAGTTTTGTGGAGATGCTCACCTGTAAATTGGAAAAAAGGGAAAAGCATCTGGTCAAAGTAGACCGATTCTATCCGTCCAGCAAGACCTGTAGCTGTTGTGGAAGCATGTCACTTACGTCTTCCAGCGGAATTATTTAA
- a CDS encoding ABC transporter ATP-binding protein, whose protein sequence is MVKTLLGQVKQYKKDSLLSPLFAALEVVMEVLIPFITAMIIDRGLEAKNISNVYRYGGLMLVLAMFSLLFGVLAGKYAASASAGFAGNLRDGMYENIQTFSFSNIDRYSTAGLVTRMTTDVTNVQNAYQMILRIAVRSPVMLVSSLVMCMIINMKLSLIFVVAIIVLGTVLALIMLRTTKLFDEVFKKYDALNVSVQENVSAIRVVKSYVREEYENQKFEKAAQNLCQLFIKAEGILAFNNPVMMLVVYGCIIGLSWFGAKYIVTGGLTTGELTSMFSYIMSILMSLMMLSMVFVMITMSMASGRRISEVLNETPDIVDPPHPVKEIADGSIDFHHVSFSYRPDSEEEALSDIDLHIQAAETIGIIGGTGCGKSSMVNLISRLYDVSKGSVYVGGKDVRDYHLETLRDQVAVVLQKNVLFSGTILENLRWGNENAAEEECIEACRQACADEFIERFPEKYNTYIEQGGANVSGGQKQRLCIARALLKKPKVLILDDSTSAVDTATDAKIRASFAEKIPGVTKLIIAQRISSVQDADRILVLDDGKISGMDTHENLLKSNDVYREIYHTQIKGGGDFDQISGKGGEQ, encoded by the coding sequence ATGGTAAAGACATTATTAGGGCAGGTGAAGCAATATAAAAAAGATTCCCTGCTGTCCCCCCTTTTCGCGGCCCTCGAGGTTGTGATGGAGGTGCTGATCCCATTTATCACGGCAATGATCATCGACCGTGGGTTAGAGGCAAAGAATATCAGTAATGTGTACAGGTACGGGGGACTGATGCTGGTTCTTGCCATGTTCAGTCTGCTGTTCGGGGTTCTGGCCGGAAAATATGCGGCAAGCGCATCTGCCGGATTTGCCGGTAATCTGCGGGATGGGATGTATGAAAACATACAGACCTTTTCATTTTCTAACATTGACCGTTACAGCACGGCAGGTCTGGTGACGAGAATGACAACGGATGTGACAAATGTACAGAATGCGTATCAGATGATTTTGAGAATTGCAGTGCGGTCTCCTGTGATGCTGGTGAGCAGCCTGGTGATGTGCATGATCATCAACATGAAACTGAGTCTGATCTTTGTCGTGGCAATCATAGTGCTTGGCACTGTTCTTGCCCTGATCATGCTCAGGACAACAAAGCTGTTTGATGAAGTGTTTAAGAAGTATGATGCCCTCAATGTCAGCGTACAGGAGAATGTGTCCGCCATTCGTGTGGTAAAGTCATATGTCAGGGAGGAGTATGAAAATCAAAAGTTTGAAAAAGCGGCTCAGAATCTCTGCCAGCTGTTTATAAAAGCGGAGGGGATTCTGGCATTCAACAATCCCGTGATGATGCTGGTTGTCTACGGCTGTATCATCGGGCTGTCATGGTTTGGAGCAAAGTATATTGTAACAGGGGGATTGACTACCGGTGAACTTACCTCCATGTTCAGCTACATAATGTCGATTCTGATGTCGCTGATGATGCTGTCGATGGTATTTGTTATGATCACGATGAGTATGGCAAGCGGAAGGCGTATATCGGAGGTTTTGAATGAAACGCCTGACATCGTGGACCCGCCTCATCCGGTGAAGGAAATTGCAGATGGAAGCATTGATTTTCATCATGTCAGTTTCTCATACAGACCAGACAGTGAGGAGGAGGCGCTGTCGGATATCGATCTGCACATACAGGCAGCTGAGACGATCGGGATCATCGGGGGTACCGGCTGCGGAAAGTCCAGTATGGTGAATCTTATCAGCCGGCTTTATGATGTGTCAAAAGGCTCCGTATATGTCGGCGGAAAAGATGTAAGAGATTATCATCTGGAGACGCTCAGAGATCAGGTGGCGGTGGTTCTTCAGAAAAATGTGCTGTTCTCCGGCACGATTCTTGAGAATCTGCGCTGGGGGAATGAAAATGCAGCAGAAGAGGAATGTATCGAAGCATGCAGACAGGCGTGTGCAGATGAATTTATAGAGCGGTTTCCGGAAAAGTATAATACTTATATAGAGCAGGGAGGCGCAAATGTATCCGGAGGGCAGAAGCAGCGGCTGTGTATCGCGAGGGCTTTGCTGAAGAAGCCAAAAGTACTGATCCTGGACGATTCCACGAGCGCGGTGGATACCGCCACAGACGCGAAGATCAGAGCGTCATTTGCCGAGAAGATACCGGGGGTCACAAAACTGATTATTGCCCAGCGTATTTCGAGTGTGCAGGATGCTGACCGGATTCTGGTGTTGGATGACGGAAAGATCAGCGGTATGGATACGCATGAAAATCTGTTGAAATCAAATGATGTCTATCGGGAGATCTATCATACACAGATAAAGGGCGGCGGTGACTTTGACCAGATATCAGGAAAGGGTGGTGAACAGTGA